In a single window of the Elusimicrobiota bacterium genome:
- a CDS encoding glycosyltransferase family 2 protein, which yields MNKIDVSIVIGRNEELILQCLESIYKTYKWPIEIFVTSNLSSQEILKKIKIQFPEVHIIINKEKKGFAANHNHIIKITGGEYILILNDDTVLLDKAIEQLINYLDIHPDVAVISPKLLNPDFSLQQSTYSFPSLFTVFLNLTGVRKLIPFNNFTYKLVSLFYKKGASRFWKHDKICKIDTVKGACVLVRRKAIQEVGLMDEVSLAYGEETEWHYRFKKKGWKIIFYPAVKVIHYGKQTTENQPSLIKEEVKGILNFFRKHKSHLSYLIVKGMILVISFFRCLFYLIFLQRKMFDIYFEVIKIVFNS from the coding sequence ATGAATAAGATTGATGTATCTATTGTTATAGGAAGAAACGAAGAACTCATTTTACAATGTTTAGAATCTATCTATAAAACATATAAATGGCCAATAGAAATTTTTGTCACTTCAAATTTGAGTTCACAAGAAATCTTAAAAAAAATAAAAATCCAATTTCCTGAAGTACATATTATAATAAATAAAGAAAAAAAAGGATTTGCTGCCAATCACAACCATATTATAAAAATAACGGGTGGAGAATATATTCTTATTTTAAATGATGACACAGTGTTATTAGATAAAGCGATAGAACAACTCATAAATTATTTAGATATACACCCTGATGTAGCGGTAATTAGTCCCAAACTTTTAAATCCAGATTTTTCCTTACAGCAATCCACTTACAGTTTTCCGTCTTTATTCACAGTTTTTCTGAACCTTACAGGAGTTAGAAAGTTAATTCCATTTAATAATTTTACATATAAATTAGTATCGTTATTTTACAAAAAAGGTGCATCAAGATTTTGGAAGCATGACAAAATATGCAAAATAGACACAGTAAAAGGGGCATGTGTGTTGGTTAGAAGAAAAGCAATTCAAGAAGTAGGGCTGATGGATGAGGTTTCATTGGCTTATGGTGAAGAAACAGAATGGCATTACAGATTTAAAAAGAAGGGGTGGAAAATTATTTTTTATCCTGCTGTAAAGGTGATTCATTACGGAAAGCAGACCACTGAAAATCAGCCATCACTTATAAAGGAAGAAGTTAAAGGGATATTGAATTTTTTTAGAAAACATAAAAGCCACCTATCCTACCTTATCGTTAAAGGAATGATTTTAGTTATTTCTTTTTTTCGCTGTCTTTTTTATCTAATATTTTTGCAAAGAAAAATGTTTGATATATATTTTGAAGTAATAAAAATTGTTTTTAATTCATAA